A section of the Drosophila sechellia strain sech25 chromosome 3L, ASM438219v1, whole genome shotgun sequence genome encodes:
- the LOC6610667 gene encoding protein encore isoform X5: MSSTKSQVALATNIPTNLSSAASASTAAAAAAVVVVASANAAVASSASSSGVGSGSGPGPGLGAGVTGPVAAGAATAGATGSTVTAATSVAATTSTSVATISTSCSNSSTNNINNNCGEECQSAAGSSNLGRQNSFGNRRGNMKGKHLTRSHAMRESTSPPRTPTPRAASEQQQQQLQGEPHEHNNNNNINSNSKAQSAGRGNSPLMETPAVIVTSQQPQQQQSVPPKPQQNVPLSNEAEFPKLSPPKKSGGQHNRTNSNGSGMEFNNNNNSSNKKFVVDMKANGLDNKPHNNSSTGVIYNSGMNYKAAERHDRHERHEMSSQNSNLSNNHDEEPYHYEPRGGGGGKKHRANTNAKGNKPRLKNLGGSSSGSIDLGGGGGNGNCNNMSNNGQSNNSSNNTSGFISRENSSEQYTDYGGTDLLVFFRDTLNKNPKDRNILLKIEKDLIDFVQENSRGCEYRFPPASSYNRMLIHRTAAFFGMEHNVDTETQQCVIVAVAKNTRIPEIRFQSLVRDDARKSILKRDTHSFDEVRQSPYLCPLSLDRKAKSFEEREEDYDRARSRIFSRTGGNHEGYSGGGEEECYGGWEQQQQQQKQSQPPRPKRPNGKMLQMQNSTESRDGMRSGGAVPKSHNFGNYGGPPSSGGPGNNSMPRGDSTNSIKSGRGGFAKQDSTGSTPWRLSPSSSGSIYHYDPSNLPPNQALQHSGNQYQSQNQGNSSSGGYNNYRKSSPHQQQQSQQQQQSQQHHQQQLQQPQQLHQQSSQQYATAELSCSSTESYAEEEAQSPGMECSEGYESYEQQSLPIQQQLSGNGDSASTKGDDCDSLASATACLSITTSTSTKNYDRIEVQKYKNQATSPNIPACCAVGEKLELETALPQEQEQEPMAGPSSSGSATSSVGITELPSSQTPLPMVTQVNCDLQSVSPSTTPYSQCEVKTPSQSHAPTAAVEEPKTTTWTYTQSYQAPDGSTVFHTTTTPNGAAPYCATTYQQGPDGSIYAVPQGMVYAAYPQPGVGTAGGASQPLFQLTTSSHPPAQTIFASPEAGGEIPGGTYMIPVFDPAQQPREGLIPAQAIYQTGPGGPGATTVMPMATAAAYPTAQFATAAPNGAPIYQAPLIYSSEPGGGAQLQQLPMAPYPIQYSYPYYHPISYYVPQQAVAAAPMVASQPQVAQAPMQQQAPHTGAGTTTGPPTVVSVSGQQHHQPHQQHHQQQQHSSNGSVVTSSAYGTRVKRTPGGGSIHYNPSYTPSSVAHAGGAHHPSAGSAQIIAAPAASTTTYHALPTLTLAHGGPATGTDLSGAGGAHVYALSAQHATALIPTNIFPYAAAAAAAAGGPGGPPTAPQVVQQAPPLPPQSAPHHALITAGPFYPANGGNMDQGASQSAPSTPAAPGRQAPLFSTPPAPNNGSSGSSSAGGGGNSGGYHSNSSTPHYYQGQNSNEGYTSPYEKRNHGGGASGAHSVGVRKPYHPGGYNPRHSVPLGGIPSGAKTPLLNSNNEPTPRASPSSVSLGGASSSGGANSYQHRGPPPHTMGVKRDNKPNQLPLISGPPPSYAANSSPGVSSYESKPPVRLNAGAASFRSQKSMNQDYRRSVSQRNSPSANGGGSGSHESSNNSPNSIVGSQSNSAANTPNAAAPPPPQPQPTLVSHTGGFVVLDQTTGAAMNASPPSLYGGGGGGPNAGISGGAGGASGTAGSNGGHQPGGGGGARSHIPTAQLHHSAAAAAAAAAGSQQATAAVLSGVAAAAALGGYNPNGASGVYFKYGQTYFAHPSVALPNSRRSPSNDIRPQMAQVAGMYPTMMIQARHPSRHPNPNYKGSRPR; encoded by the exons ATGAGTTCCACAAAATCTCAAGTAGCCCTAGCTACGAATATTCCAACCAATTTATCCTCCGCCGCTTCTGCCTCAACCGCGGCCGCTGCGgccgccgttgttgttgttgccagtGCCAACGCCGCCGTTGCCTCAAGCGCCAGCTCATCGGGAGTGGGTTCAGGATCGGGACCGGGACCGGGATTGGGAGCAGGAGTAACAGGACCAGTAGCCGCAGGCGCAGCCACTGCCGGAGCAACAGGATCAACAgtcacagcagcaacatccgtCGCGGCAACAACCTCCACTTCCGTTGCCACAATCTCAAccagctgcagcaacagcagcaccaataacatcaacaacaactgcgGCGAGGAGTGCCAGTCGGCGGCAGGATCCTCCAACTTGGGTCGACAGAACAGCTTCGGCAATAGACGA GGCAACATGAAGGGCAAACATCTGACGCGCAGCCATGCCATGCGTGAGTCCACTTCGCCACCTCGCACGCCAACGCCGCGGGCTGCCtccgagcagcagcaacagcagctccAGGGGGAACCCCACGAgcataacaataataacaatatcaATAGCAACAGCAAAGCACAATCAGCTGGAAGGGGCAACTCGCCGTTGATGGAGACGCCAGCCGTGATTGTCACTAGTCAGCaaccgcaacagcagcagagtGTGCCACCAAAGCCGCAGCAGAATGTGCCACTTAGCAATGAAGCGGAGTTCCCAAAGCTATCGCCTCCAAAGAAATCCGGCGGTCAGCACAATCGCACcaacagcaacggcagcggcaTGGagtttaataacaataacaacagcagtAACAAGAAATTCGTCGTTGATATGAAGGCCAATGGTTTGGACAACAAGCCACACAACAACTCGTCTACGGGTGTGATCTACAACTCCGGGATGAACTACAAGGCGGCGGAGCGGCATGATCGTCACGAGCGCCACGAGATGTCCAGCCAGAACAGCAATCTGAGCAACAACCACGACGAGGAGCCGTATCACTATGAGCCCAGAGGTGGAGGAGGCGGCAAGAAGCATCGTGCCAACACCAATGCCAAAGGTAACAAACCACGGTTGAAGAATCTCGGTGGAAGCTCATCTGGCAGCATTGATTTAGGAGGCGGCGGTGGAAACGGAAATTGCAACAACATGTCCAACAATGGCCAATCCAACAACTCGAGCAACAACACCTCGGGCTTCATATCGCGCG AGAACTCGAGCGAGCAGTACACGGACTATGGCGGAACCGATCTACTAGTCTTCTTCCGGGACACCCTCAATAAGAACCCCAAGGATCGCAACATCCTCTTGAAGATTGAGAAAGACCTAATAGACTTTGTCCAGGAAAATAG TCGCGGCTGTGAGTACCGCTTTCCGCCAGCTTCCTCCTACAATCGTATGCTGATCCATCGCACTGCCGCCTTCTTCGGCATGGAGCACAATGTGGACACGGAGACGCAGCAGTGTGTGATTGTGGCCGTGGCCAAGAACACGCGCATACCGGAG ATCCGCTTCCAGTCGCTGGTGCGCGACGATGCACGCAAGTCAATTCTGAAGCGGGACACGCACAGCTTCGATGAGGTTCGTCAGTCACCGTACTTGTGCCCTCTTTCTCTGGATCGCAAGGCCAAGAGCTTCGAGGAGCGGGAGGAGGACTACGATAGGGCGCGCAGCCGCATCTTCAGTCGAACAGGGGGCAATCATGAGGGATACTCCGGAGGTGGCGAGGAGGAATGCTACGGTGGTTgggagcaacagcaacaacagcagaagCAGTCACAGCCACCAAGACCCAAGAGGCCCAATGGAAAGATGTTGCAGATGCAAAAT TCCACGGAATCTCGCGATGGCATGCGATCCGGTGGAGCCGTGCCCAAGTCGCACAACTTTGGCAACTACGGAGGTCCGCCTAGTTCAGGAGGTCCTGGCAACAATTCCATGCCTCGTGGCGACTCAACCAACTCGATCAAAAGCGGACGCGGCGGCTTCGCGAAGCAGGACTCAACTGGCAGCACTCCTTGGCGCCTGTCTCCTTCCAGCAGTGG TTCCATTTACCACTACGACCCGTCCAACCTGCCGCCCAACCAGGCGCTCCAGCACTCGGGCAATCAATACCAGTCACAGAACCAGGGCAACTCCTCCTCCGGTGGCTATAACAACTATCGCAAGTCGTCGCCacatcagcaacaacagtcacagcagcagcaacagtcgcagcagcatcatcagcagcaattgcagcagccacagcagcTGCATCAGCAGTCATCACAGCAATATGCCACCGCTGAGCTGTCCTGCAGCTCCACCGAGAGCTATgcggaggaggaggcccaGTCCCCTGGAATGGAGTGTTCTGAGGGGTACGAGAGCTACGAGCAGCAGTCGTTGCCTATCCAGCAACAGCTTTCCGGCAACGGGGATTCGGCCAGCACCAAGGGAGATGATTGTGATAGCCTGGCCAGTGCTACCGCCTGCCTCAGCATcaccacctccacctccacaAAGAACTACGACCGCATCGAGGTGCAGAAGTACAAGAATCAGGCCACCAGTCCGAACATACCCGCCTGTTGTGCCGTGGGCGAAAAGCTTGAACTGGAGACTGCCTTGCCGCAGGAGCAGGAACAGGAACCTATGGCTGGACCCTCCTCTTCCGGTTCCGCCACCTCCTCGGTGGGTATTACCGAGCTCCCATCTAGCCAGACACCGCTCCCAATGGTGACTCAGGTGAACTGTGACCTCCAATCGGTGTCGCCCAGCACCACGCCCTACAGCCAGTGCGAGGTGAAGACTCCTAGCCAGAGTCATGCACCCACTGCCGCCGTCGAGGAGCCCAAGACCACCACCTGGACGTACACGCAGAGCTACCAGGCGCCAGACGGCTCCACCGTCTTTCACACTACCACTACGCCCAATGGGGCTGCGCCCTACTGCGCCACCACATATCAGCAGGGG CCCGATGGCAGCATCTATGCGGTTCCACAGGGCATGGTTTATGCCGCCTATCCGCAACCAGGCGTAGGCACTGCCGGTGGTGCCTCACAGCCGCTCTTCCAACTGACCACCAGCAGTCACCCGCCCGCTCAGACAATTTTTGCCTCCCCGGAGGCAGGCGGAGAGATTCCTGGAGGCACCTACATGATACCTGTCTTTGATCCGGCCCAGCAGCCCCGTGAGGGACTCATCCCGGCGCAGGCTATATACCAGACGGGCCCGGGCGGACCGGGAGCCACAACAGTGATGCCAATGGCGACGGCGGCTGCCTATCCAACGGCCCAGTTCGCCACAGCGGCTCCAAATGGCGCGCCGATATACCAGGCGCCGCTTATCTACTCCAGCGAACCGGGTGGTGGAGCACAGCTGCAACAGCTTCCTATGGCACCGTATCCGATTCAATACTCTTACCCGTACTACCACCCCATCTCGTACTATGTGCCCCAGCAGGCAGTGGCCGCCGCACCGATGGTAGCCTCACAGCCGCAGGTGGCTCAGGCTCCGATGCAACAGCAGGCGCCGCACACGGGAGCTGGAACAACCACAGGACCACCAACGGTGGTTTCAG TTTCAGGCCAACAACACCACCAACCGCATCAGCagcaccatcagcagcagcagcactcgAGCAATGGATCCGTTGTCACCTCCAGTGCGTATGGCACTCGGGTTAAGCGCACACCAGGCGGTGGCTCGATCCACTACAACCCCAGCTACACACCAAGTTCGGTGGCTCATGCCGGTGGTGCCCATCATCCGTCAGCGGGCTCTGCCCAGATCATCGCTGCGCCGGCTGCCAGCACAACCACATATCATGCGCTGCCTACGCTGACGCTAGCCCACGGTGGTCCAGCGACTGGCACGGATCTCAGTGGAGCGGGTGGTGCCCATGTGTACGCTCTCTCCGCCCAACACGCCACCGCGCTGATCCCAACGAATATCTTCCCCTatgcagcggcggcggcggcagcagccgGAGGGCCAGGAGGTCCTCCAACGGCTCCACAGGTAGTGCAGCAGGCACCACCACTCCCGCCACAGAGTGCTCCCCATCATGCTCTTATCACAGCGGGTCCGTTTTATCCAGCAAATGGCGGTAACATGGATCAGGGTGCCTCTCAGTCGGCTCCTAGCACTCCAGCGGCTCCTGGAAGACAAGCGCCGCTGTTCAGCACCCCGCCGGCTCCAAACAATGGaagcagtggcagcagcagtgcGGGTGGTGGAGGAAACAGCGGTGGCTATCACAGCAACAGCTCCACGCCGCACTACTACCAGGGCCAGAACAGCAACGAGGGTTACACCTCGCCTTATGAGAAGAGAAATCATGGAGGTGGAGCTTCAGGAGCACACTCAGTGGGAGTGCGTAAGCCTTACCACCCAGGTGGCTACAACCCAAGACATTCGGTACCACTAGGGGGCATCCCCTCTGGAGCAAAGACTCCCTTGCTGAACTCCAACAACGAGCCCACGCCGCGTGCCTCTCCCAGCAGCGTAAGTTTGGGTGGTGCTTCTTCATCCGGTGGGGCCAATTCCTACCAACATCGTGGGCCACCACCACACACGATGGGTGTGAAACGAGATAACAAGCCCAACCAACTGCCGCTGATCAGTGGACCACCGCCTAGTTATGCAGCGAACTCCAGCCCTGGAGTTTCTAGCTACGAGTCCAAGCCACCGGTGCGCCTGAATGCCGGAGCCGCTAGTTTCCGGAGTCAGAAGTCCATGAACCAGGACTATCGACGCAGTGTCTCCCAACGGAACTCGCCCAGCGCCAATGGAGGTGGAAGTGGCAGCCAcgagagcagcaacaactcaCCCAACAGTATTGTGGGCAGCCAGAGCAACAGTGCTGCCAACACGCCCAACGCAGCAGCCCCACCACCACCGCAGCCACAGCCCACGCTGGTTAGCCACACTGGAGGATTTGTGGTGTTGGATCAGACCACCGGAGCCGCCATGAATGCCTCGCCGCCATCGCTCtatggcggcggcggcggaggtcCAAATGCAGGAATAAGTGGAGGAGCAGGTGGCGCTTCGGGAACGGCAGGCTCGAATGGTGGCCATCAGCCgggtggcggcggtggcgcCCGCTCGCACATTCCCACTGCCCAGCTGCACCACagtgccgccgctgccgccgccgcagctGCTGGCAGCCAACAGGCCACGGCGGCGGTGCTGAGCGGCGtggccgctgctgccgccctCGGCGGCTACAATCCAAATGGGGCGTCCGGTGTGTACTTCAAGTATGGCCAGACGTACTTTGCCCAT CCCTCGGTGGCCTTGCCCAACAGTCGACGATCTCCGTCGAACGATATCCGGCCTCAAATGGCGCAAGTGGCCGGCATGTATCCCACAATGATGATACAAG CGCGTCATCCCAGTCGCCATCCGAACCCGAACTACAAAGGTTCGCGTCCGCGGTAA